One part of the Aspergillus luchuensis IFO 4308 DNA, chromosome 5, nearly complete sequence genome encodes these proteins:
- a CDS encoding uncharacterized protein (TransMembrane:1 (o20-39i)), translating into MTSRELGNFPGSLRSSNRESAYVCFKPIACCILYSTFTFGRLQIMVRSTDTDLGDWSHMTGPRTLPVWSRAGRRSRNNEAAQRHLGKTKTQESGNPGADWWETGKPSDKTTVPFWLSSYA; encoded by the coding sequence ATGACGTCGCGAGAGCTGGGTAACTTCCCCGGTTCGCTTCGGTCAAGCAACCGTGAGTCGGCGTATGTCTGCTTCAAACCGATTGCTTGTTGCATACTGTACTCAACGTTCACGTTCGGACGCCTTCAGATTATGGTGCGCTCGACAGATACCGACCTTGGTGACTGGTCACACATGACAGGCCCTCGGACATTGCCCGTCTGGTCACGCGCGGGGCGGAGATCTCGCAACAATGAGGCAGCCCAGCGACACCTGGGCAAAACCAAAACCCAGGAATCTGGGAATCCGGGAGCCGATTGGTGGGAAACGGGCAAACCATCCGACAAGACTACTGTACCGTTCTGGCTCTCGTCATATGCTTGA